From one Physeter macrocephalus isolate SW-GA chromosome 18, ASM283717v5, whole genome shotgun sequence genomic stretch:
- the C18H6orf132 gene encoding uncharacterized protein C6orf132 homolog, with the protein MKKNPTVQGTFSKLFGKKHANPPATSLYATNPPWIFTQEAPEEGTRGFDGIYYGDNRFDTVSESGTATLKARPRVRPLLTFLPLDAQENHGLAVPTPSVPDNFADKQMTGTSRLVNGNLRLYSSVGDLRPGHYGQDLLIPPPPPGPAPAPPPDTPQPQEEPLPPPPPSTAPPPPPLLLEPPSPPSMAPPLPPVMGPLSTAPRLPSPATPTPPDFIPPAPPLPLLAPPLPLLPAPALPAPVSPHTSGTHPFPAAGVTKWKSEVALSDRQPEAPRSPAEPKGSLLGPETHLTFPSLLKVPPPTPVRTSSISTQEAQGALPEEGEVTKKAPSRLPLPPSFHIRPASQVYPNRATEPDRPEEPRATAPASPRPGQPQAWTSEQAETPPPAPPLPPPPPPLPPSASPLPPAAPPLPSAEKAAPPPAGVMKRPKSSSPAPKPKLDPPSLEDTASSESVDWRDPSQMAKLRNELSAYLCGSRREDRFASHRPGPTAASQGKESQKGPSLPEKEAPPSLPEKEVPPSLPEKEAPPSVPEESPGSQPKRKATTSLTLPPVDYIPQDSPTPSIWQIRNKLEAQLSSSAEKEAKPSRGSLPPKPQLEGVRIFENRADNGKFSKPVAKNLPSLSTTPLPTTPLQSKATPGPATPGPATPPKATPEPATPGPATPPKATPLPTTSSQLIAEKNLVPAGQWEKPEHQELAVPSKPEAEGRSLETSKPTQGALSSPALPPKISPGREEVPFLYKPHRSQNSPSRDVAVVMPTLSRGEAVGSGEPVEVKEPQRLPAKPPASAQPAEELLRHPVTGEVVEQGSPMALLLAARQRAQKGRSRGAALGQSSLSGSLRGHSQPGAGSDGIFYNDGQPNSFTVVPKVPKETEKDPQLTSPGQPKVPSQWKPQPRRDPEGTEPSRGYSCTKTEPQASVAWERPAPSSLPRGRLLPKSSSSPPSPSHKREEEEFNFEVIPPPPEFSNYPEPPPRALQYLGRRGSPPRNNFSDLGQLADAGPARGFRRFPAIAGPAGAARGLDDFSGRSRSLIKKRLYVVGDTHRSPRLPRGGTGRSPISPSCFGPQPRGPFAAPGGPEMRRVNSTGRAPPAGLQARKMPLEGAHRGEAKYKAPGGGGGGGGGGNCGDCGCAPATRRSPHSNPHYGSSINTFTVRPGTQHPISYAYSGAHWKAPS; encoded by the exons ACGGGATCTATTATGGAGACAACCGATTTGACACAGTGAGTGAGTCGGGAACCGCCACGCTGAAAGCTCGGCCAAGAGTCCGGCCCCTGCTGACCTTTCTTCCACTG GATGCCCAGGAGAACCATGGACTGGCCGTGCCCACCCCCTCTGTCCCAGACAACTTTGCAGACAAACAAATGACAG gCACCAGCAGGCTCGTCAACGGCAACCTCCGATTATACAGCTCTGTGGGGGACCTAAGGCCCGGGCACTATGGCCAGGACTTGCTcatccccccgccacccccgggCCCTGCCCCGGCACCACCCCCAGACACTCCGCAGCCTCAAGAGGAGCCCTTaccaccacctccaccttccacagctcccccacctcccccgctGCTGCTGGAACCCCCGTCCCCACCCAGCATGGCTCCACCTCTGCCCCCAGTAATGGGGCCCCTATCCACTGCACCCCgccttccctccccagccacACCCACCCCTCCGGACTTCATTCCCCCTGCCCCCCCGCTACCCCTTTTG GCCCCCCCGCTACCCCTTTTGCCAGCCCCGGCTCTCCCAGCTCCAGTGTCTCCTCATACATCGGGGACTCACCCCTTCCCCGCTGCGGGTGTCACCAAGTGGAAATCAGAGGTAGCTCTGAGTGACAGGCAGCCAGAGGCCCCCAGGAGCCCTGCTGAGCCCAAGGGGAGCCTCCTGGGACCGGAGACCCACCTCACCTTCCCCAGCTTGCTCAAGgtgcctcccccaaccccagtcaGGACTTCATCCATCTCCACTCAGGAAGCACAAGGGGCTCTTCCTGAGGAAGGAGAGGTCACCAAGAAGGCCCCCAGTCGACTCCCACTGCCTCCCAGCTTCCACATCCGCCCCGCATCCCAGGTCTATCCCAACAGGGCCACTGAGCCAGATCGTCCCGAGGAGCCCAGGGCTACAGCACCAGCCAGTCCGAGGCCGggccagccccaggcctggaCAAGTGAACAAGCCGAgactccacctccagcccctcccctgccccctcctccacccccactccctccctcagcatcccccctgcccccagctgcccctccttTGCCATCTGCTGAGAAGGCAGCCCCTCCACCAGCTGGGGTTATGAAAAGACCCAAGTCCAGCTCTCCTGCTCCCAAACCCAAACTTGACCCCCCCAGCCTGGAGGACACAGCCTCTTCAGAGTCCGTGGACTGGCGGGATCCCAGCCAGATGGCAAAGCTGCGGAACGAGCTGTCAGCCTATCTCTGTGGCTCCAGGAGAGAGGACCGGTTTGCCAGTCATAGACCAGGCCCAACTGCAGCCTCTCAGGGAAAGGAGAGCCAGAAGGGCCCCAGCCTGCCAGAGAAGGAGGCGCCCCCCAGCCTGCCAGAGAAGGAGGTGCCCCCAAGCCTGCCAGAGAAGGAGGCGCCCCCAAGTGTTCCTGAGGAGAGTCCTGGCAGCCAGCCAAAGAGGAAGGCCACCACCAGCCTGACCCTCCCTCCTGTGGACTACATCCCCCAAGACTCGCCAACTCCTAGCATCTGGCAGATCCGGAATAAGTTGGAGGCCCAGCTTTCCTCATCAGCCGAGAAGGAAGCCAAGCCCAGCAGAGGGTCTCTGCCTCCCAAACCTCAGCTAGAAGGGGTAAGAATCTTTGAAAACAGGGCTGATAATGGCAAATTCTCCAAGCCCGTGGCCAAGAATCTGCCATCTCTATCCACCACCCCTCTGCCAACCACACCACTCCAGTCCAAGGCCACGCCTGGGCCAGCCACACCTGGACCAGCCACACCACCCAAGGCCACACCTGAGCCAGCCACACCTGGACCAGCCACACCACCCAAGGCCACACCTCTACCCACCACATCATCCCAACTGATAGCAGAGAAGAACCTAGTCCCAGCTGGGCAGTGGGAGAAGCCAGAACATCAAGAACTTGCAGTGCCCTCCAAGCCAGAGGCAGAAGGGCGCTCCTTAGAGACCAGTAAGCCTACACAGGGAGCCCTCTCGTCTCCAGCCCTCCCCCCAAAGATATCCCCTGGCCGAGAAGAGGTGCCATTTCTCTATAAGCCCCATCGCAGCCAGAACAGCCCCAGCAGAGATGTGGCCGTGGTGATGCCCACCCTGTCCAGAGGAGAGGCTGTAGGGTCAGGGGAGCCTGTGGAGGTGAAGGAGCCCCAGAGGCTGCCAGCCAAACCCCCTGCCTCAGCCCAGCCTGCTGAGGAACTCCTCAGGCATCCAGTGACAGGGGAGGTGGTGGAGCAAGGCTCCCCGATGGCTCTGCTCCTTGcagccaggcagagggcacagaagGGGAGGTCCagaggggctgccctgggccagTCCTCCCTGTCAGGGAGTCTCCGTGGCCACAGCCAGCCCGGGGCAGGCTCTGACGGCATCTTCTACAACGACGGCCAGCCCAACTCCTTCACGGTGGTCCCCAAGGTAcccaaggagactgagaaggaccCCCAGCTAACCTCGCCCGGACAGCCCAAGGTACCCAGTCAGTGGAAGCCCCAGCCCCGCAGAGACCCAGAGGGCACGGAGCCCAGCCGCGGGTACAGCTGTACAAAGACAGAGCCGCAGGCCTCCGTGGCCTGGGAAAGACCAGCGCCCTCCAGCCTCCCCCGGGGCCGCCTGCTGCCCAagtcctcctcttcccctccttctccttcccacaagagggaggaggaggagttcaACTTTGAGGTCATCCCACCGCCGCCAGAATTCAGCAATTACCCCgagcccccgccccgcgccctgCAGTATCTGGGGCGCCGGGGCTCCCCTCCCCGGAACAACTTCTCAGACTTGGGGCAGCTCGCGGACGCGGGCCCTGCTCGCGGCTTCCGGCGCTTTCCCGCCATTGCGGGCCCCGCCGGGGCCGCCAGGGGCCTGGACGATTTCTCGGGCAGGAGCCGTTCGCTTATCAAGAAGCGCCTGTACGTCGTCGGGGACACCCACCGCAGCCCCAGGCTGCCGCGAGGCGGCACTGGCCGCAGCCCGATCTCCCCCAGCTGCTTCGGGCCGCAGCCCAGAGGGCCCTTCGCAGCGCCCGGAGGCCCGGAGATGCGGCGCGTCAACTCGACGGGCCGCGCGCCCCCCGCCGGCCTGCAAGCGCGGAAGATGCCCCTGGAGGGCGCCCACCGCGGAGAGGCCAAGTACAAAGCGcccggcggcggtggcggcggcggcggcggcggcaacTGCGGCGACTGCGGCTGCGCCCCGGCTACCCGCAG GTCTCCCCACAGCAACCCCCACTATGGAAGCTCCATCAACACATTCACCGTGAGGCCCGGGACCCAGCATCCCATCTCCTATGCCTACTCAGGGGCCCATTGGAAGGCCCCCTCCTGA